One Synechococcus sp. PROS-9-1 DNA window includes the following coding sequences:
- a CDS encoding RNA helicase: MVSPDVSQLFPFPLDGFQLESIDALNQGHSVVVSAPTGSGKTLVGEYAIHRAIAHGQKVFYTTPLKALSNQKLRDFREQFGTENVGLMTGDLSVNREARVVVMTTEIFRNMLYAEVDEHDDPLADVESVVLDECHYMNDSQRGTVWEESIIHCPPSVQLVALSATVANAGQLTDWIEKVHGPTRLVLSDFRPVPLQFSFCSAKGLHPLLNEEGTGIHPNCKVWRAPKGHKRKGRSPRPPQPEAPPISFVVAQMAQREMLPAIYFIFSRRGCDKAVRDLGVQCLVTDAEQVIIRERLDAYTAANPEAVRDGLHADALLRGIASHHAGVLPAWKELIEELFQQGLVKVVFATETLAAGINMPARSTVIASLSKRTERGHRPLMASEFLQMAGRAGRRGLDTQGYVVTVQSRFEGVREAAQLATSPSDPLVSQFTPSYGMVLNLLQRHDLAKARELVERSFGRYLASLDLVEEEEHLGELRMQLAQLQGTAGDVPWEDFEEYEKQRGHLREERRLLRILQQQAEESLAHELTIALQFASVGTLVSLKSPRLRGGVTPAVIVEKCDGPGQFPLLLCLTLDNVWILLPCQGVVSFHAELSCLQVDGVTSPDLSRSGELRHGDQDSGPLALAVAHMARRHDMTTAQYDLAGEVLSQVRLVQELEDQLEGHPAHRWGDRKQLKKHRRRMEDLEHEIHERQQLLHHRSNRHWETFLALIEILRHFGCLDDLEPTEIGRTVAALRGDNELWLGLALMSGHLDELPPAELAAVFEAISTEVNRPDLWSAFPVPPLAEEALHDLSGIRRELLRAQERFKVVVPAWWEPELMGLVEAWAKGTTWNDLIANTSLDEGDVVRIMRRTVDLLAQVPYCEAISEQLRKNARLALNAINRFPVAEADQLLKAAAAESSGLNPATERAA, encoded by the coding sequence ATGGTGTCACCGGATGTTTCCCAGCTGTTTCCATTCCCTTTGGATGGGTTCCAGTTGGAATCGATTGATGCCTTGAATCAAGGGCATTCCGTTGTGGTGAGTGCGCCCACGGGATCTGGCAAGACGCTGGTAGGCGAGTACGCCATTCATCGGGCGATTGCCCATGGCCAAAAGGTGTTTTACACAACGCCTCTTAAGGCCTTATCCAATCAAAAGTTGCGCGATTTTCGCGAACAGTTTGGAACAGAAAATGTTGGCTTGATGACGGGTGACCTGAGCGTTAACCGTGAGGCTCGAGTGGTGGTGATGACCACCGAGATCTTCCGCAACATGCTCTATGCCGAAGTGGATGAGCATGACGATCCGCTTGCCGATGTGGAGTCGGTCGTGCTCGATGAGTGCCACTACATGAATGATTCTCAGCGGGGCACCGTCTGGGAAGAATCGATCATCCACTGTCCACCTTCAGTCCAATTGGTGGCGTTATCCGCCACCGTTGCCAATGCGGGCCAACTCACCGATTGGATTGAGAAGGTGCACGGCCCGACGCGTTTGGTGCTTAGTGATTTTCGTCCGGTGCCCCTGCAGTTCAGTTTTTGTAGTGCCAAGGGGCTCCATCCACTTTTGAATGAAGAAGGGACTGGAATTCATCCCAATTGCAAGGTTTGGCGTGCTCCAAAAGGGCACAAACGCAAAGGTCGCTCGCCAAGGCCGCCTCAGCCGGAGGCACCTCCCATCAGCTTTGTTGTGGCCCAAATGGCGCAACGGGAGATGCTCCCCGCGATCTATTTCATCTTCAGTCGCCGTGGTTGTGACAAGGCTGTTCGCGACCTTGGGGTGCAGTGTTTAGTCACGGACGCCGAGCAAGTCATCATTCGCGAGCGGCTTGATGCTTATACAGCCGCAAATCCTGAGGCTGTGCGCGATGGCTTGCATGCGGATGCGTTGCTGCGCGGGATTGCATCCCATCACGCCGGAGTGCTGCCTGCTTGGAAAGAGCTGATCGAGGAGTTATTTCAGCAGGGGTTGGTGAAGGTGGTGTTTGCCACCGAAACGTTGGCGGCGGGGATCAATATGCCGGCGCGCAGCACTGTGATCGCATCGCTCTCGAAGCGCACGGAACGGGGTCATCGCCCCTTAATGGCCAGTGAATTCCTGCAAATGGCTGGTCGCGCGGGCCGTCGCGGCTTAGACACGCAGGGCTATGTGGTGACCGTTCAGAGTCGATTTGAGGGGGTGCGTGAGGCAGCTCAGTTGGCCACGAGCCCTTCTGATCCGTTGGTGAGTCAATTCACCCCCAGCTACGGCATGGTGCTCAACCTCTTGCAGCGTCATGACTTAGCGAAGGCAAGAGAGCTGGTGGAGCGCAGCTTTGGCCGATATCTCGCCAGTTTGGATTTGGTGGAGGAGGAAGAACATTTGGGTGAGTTGCGGATGCAGCTGGCCCAACTGCAAGGCACGGCCGGTGATGTGCCTTGGGAAGACTTTGAGGAATACGAAAAACAGCGTGGCCATCTTCGCGAGGAGAGGCGTCTGCTCAGGATTCTTCAGCAGCAGGCTGAAGAATCCCTGGCCCACGAACTGACGATTGCCCTCCAGTTCGCAAGCGTTGGAACGTTGGTAAGCCTTAAATCTCCTCGGCTGCGTGGAGGCGTAACACCTGCAGTGATCGTGGAGAAATGCGATGGCCCGGGGCAGTTCCCCTTGCTGCTTTGCTTAACGCTGGACAACGTCTGGATCCTGTTGCCCTGTCAGGGGGTCGTGAGTTTCCATGCGGAATTGAGCTGTTTGCAAGTTGATGGCGTGACGTCGCCTGATCTCAGCCGTTCCGGTGAGCTCCGTCACGGAGATCAGGACAGTGGCCCTTTGGCTTTGGCGGTGGCGCATATGGCACGTCGTCATGACATGACCACAGCTCAGTACGACTTGGCTGGCGAAGTGTTGTCTCAAGTTCGCCTAGTCCAGGAGTTGGAAGATCAACTTGAGGGGCATCCGGCGCATCGCTGGGGAGATCGCAAGCAACTCAAGAAGCACCGGCGTCGCATGGAAGATCTGGAGCATGAAATTCATGAGCGCCAGCAATTGCTCCATCACCGTTCGAACCGGCACTGGGAGACATTTTTGGCGCTCATTGAGATTCTGCGGCACTTTGGCTGCCTGGATGACTTGGAACCAACGGAGATCGGTCGCACCGTTGCCGCTCTTCGTGGCGATAACGAGCTCTGGCTAGGCCTGGCACTGATGAGCGGTCATCTCGATGAGTTGCCTCCGGCAGAACTGGCCGCAGTGTTTGAGGCGATCAGCACGGAGGTGAATCGCCCAGATCTTTGGAGCGCATTTCCGGTGCCTCCTCTTGCGGAAGAGGCCCTGCATGATTTGTCAGGGATCCGTCGGGAGCTTCTAAGGGCTCAGGAGCGCTTCAAGGTGGTGGTGCCAGCTTGGTGGGAGCCTGAATTGATGGGATTGGTGGAGGCTTGGGCCAAGGGGACAACCTGGAATGATCTGATTGCTAACACCTCTTTGGATGAAGGCGATGTGGTGCGGATCATGCGGCGCACGGTGGATCTACTGGCCCAGGTGCCCTACTGCGAGGCGATTAGTGAGCAGCTGCGCAAGAACGCCCGTTTGGCCTTAAACGCGATCAATCGTTTCCCGGTTGCCGAGGCTGACCAGCTGCTCAAGGCCGCGGCTGCCGAATCCAGCGGTCTTAATCCAGCGACTGAACGGGCTGCCTGA
- a CDS encoding aminotransferase class I/II-fold pyridoxal phosphate-dependent enzyme — protein sequence MSNPSQARRRQLRTWRPNPDGSGLLPVNATDQGDEAQRCLVDLASNDYLNLAQHPELIAAATEEIKRSGVGAGGSRLVSGSRPVHDQLEHQLAQWLNRDRVLLYPSGFQANLAAVLALADRHTPVLADRLCHHSLLTGVQASGARLQRFAHNDLIDLNDKLKRCRDRHPGHQPLVITESLFSMEGTSPNLSAMAELCSSHAARLLVDEAHALGVLGEGGRGLSHALPHKAVTMLSGTFGKAFGSGGAFLACDADLGDTLLQTSGAFRYTTALAPSLAAAALAALTLMQRHPYWSEELIATSQHWRSALAAAGWTRPGGTGPILPLVIGSDQAALDRQQNLEDAGLLSIAIRPPTVPEGTARLRLVVRRLLPDGTLDALLQSLSRSC from the coding sequence ATGAGCAACCCGTCTCAAGCACGTCGACGTCAACTCCGCACATGGAGGCCCAACCCTGATGGATCAGGGCTGCTTCCGGTCAATGCGACCGATCAAGGCGATGAAGCGCAGCGTTGTCTGGTGGATTTAGCCAGCAATGATTACCTCAATCTGGCTCAGCACCCAGAGCTCATCGCGGCAGCAACAGAAGAAATCAAGCGCAGCGGTGTGGGAGCCGGTGGGTCCCGGCTAGTGAGCGGTAGCCGCCCGGTGCATGACCAACTCGAACACCAGCTAGCGCAGTGGTTAAACCGAGATCGCGTTCTGCTCTACCCGAGCGGATTTCAAGCCAATCTTGCCGCCGTTCTTGCACTCGCCGACCGCCATACGCCAGTCCTGGCGGACCGGCTCTGCCATCACTCCTTGCTCACGGGAGTCCAAGCCAGTGGTGCGCGGCTTCAGCGCTTTGCCCACAACGACCTCATCGATCTCAACGACAAGCTGAAGCGCTGCAGGGATCGGCACCCAGGACACCAACCGCTGGTGATCACGGAAAGCCTGTTCAGCATGGAGGGCACCAGTCCCAACCTGAGCGCCATGGCAGAGCTCTGCTCCAGCCACGCTGCCCGACTCCTGGTTGATGAAGCCCATGCCCTGGGCGTCCTGGGAGAGGGGGGACGTGGTCTTAGCCATGCCCTTCCGCACAAGGCTGTGACCATGCTCAGTGGCACTTTTGGAAAGGCCTTTGGAAGTGGTGGAGCGTTTCTCGCCTGCGATGCAGACCTCGGCGACACCCTGCTCCAAACCAGTGGCGCCTTTCGCTACACCACGGCATTAGCACCATCCCTTGCCGCAGCGGCTCTCGCAGCATTAACGCTGATGCAACGCCATCCCTATTGGTCGGAAGAGCTCATAGCAACCAGCCAACATTGGCGCTCCGCTCTCGCTGCCGCTGGATGGACGCGTCCAGGCGGAACAGGTCCGATTCTCCCCCTGGTGATCGGTTCAGACCAAGCAGCTCTTGATCGCCAACAAAACCTTGAAGACGCTGGGTTATTGAGCATTGCCATCCGCCCCCCCACCGTTCCCGAAGGAACAGCCCGACTACGTCTGGTGGTGCGTCGGCTCCTTCCCGATGGGACATTGGACGCGCTGCTTCAATCCCTCTCTCGGAGCTGTTAG
- a CDS encoding alpha/beta hydrolase produces the protein MKQVIAMHGWSGDSHSWVPWIRHFTHHHWSWQSGERGYGKRQEQMPFWQDDQDPIEVQRRVVIAHSLGPHLLPDAVFTNATDVVLLASFSRFVPQGAKGRALNTGLKSMRRCLGSDAEAEMLTTFLTRAAAPSPPVGLPRGPIHEGLSSEGRQRLADDLDRLIASAELPLGLQATSRVLVVEAEQDAIVVPAARQELRDAVQTRLQRPAELWLMPGSGHALLVPDLLMRIQRWLDQLPGKR, from the coding sequence ATGAAACAGGTCATCGCTATGCACGGCTGGAGCGGAGACAGCCATTCATGGGTGCCCTGGATCCGGCATTTCACGCATCACCATTGGTCTTGGCAAAGCGGTGAACGTGGTTATGGCAAGCGCCAGGAGCAGATGCCCTTTTGGCAAGACGATCAAGATCCAATAGAAGTGCAACGCCGCGTGGTGATTGCCCACTCCCTAGGCCCGCATCTGCTCCCGGATGCCGTGTTCACCAACGCCACTGATGTGGTGTTGCTGGCAAGTTTTTCCAGATTTGTGCCGCAAGGAGCCAAAGGTCGTGCTCTCAATACCGGCTTGAAGAGCATGCGCCGCTGCCTTGGTAGCGACGCTGAAGCCGAGATGCTCACAACCTTTTTGACGCGAGCGGCAGCACCATCGCCACCAGTCGGCCTCCCACGCGGCCCCATCCATGAGGGACTGTCGAGCGAGGGCCGTCAACGCTTAGCCGACGACTTAGATCGACTGATCGCAAGCGCAGAGTTACCGCTAGGGCTACAAGCAACAAGCAGAGTGCTGGTGGTAGAGGCAGAACAAGACGCAATCGTGGTGCCAGCCGCCAGACAAGAGCTGCGCGATGCAGTTCAGACCCGACTGCAACGTCCAGCAGAGCTCTGGTTAATGCCCGGTAGTGGGCATGCACTGTTGGTGCCAGATCTCTTGATGCGCATCCAGCGATGGCTTGATCAGCTCCCTGGAAAGCGATGA
- a CDS encoding methyltransferase domain-containing protein — protein sequence MSNTWGAKVLQSFDGAATQYNRAAHLQTAMAWRLAGHCQRLPIPAGRWLDLGSGTGLLADAIEQRNPGRVVERIDGSPSMLARSSRPDHTQLLDLNQPLQFWDDAPTLIASSFCLHWLSDPGTRLQHWFECLAPGGWLIVALPVEGCFPQWHAAARQAAVPCSALPFPTTKALLASIPKQQIRQQQQLNFSEQASHITALLRPMQTIGAGTSTRSALSVKQWRQLSAHWPKRSAEGQVRLTWLIQLLVIER from the coding sequence ATGAGCAACACCTGGGGGGCAAAGGTTCTACAAAGCTTCGATGGCGCAGCAACCCAATACAACCGGGCAGCCCATCTGCAAACGGCCATGGCCTGGCGACTAGCAGGGCACTGCCAGAGACTCCCCATTCCAGCAGGTCGATGGCTGGATCTCGGGAGTGGAACGGGATTGCTTGCCGATGCCATCGAACAACGGAACCCCGGCAGGGTGGTGGAACGCATCGATGGAAGCCCATCCATGCTGGCCCGCAGCTCCCGTCCAGACCACACTCAGCTGTTGGATTTAAATCAGCCCCTCCAATTCTGGGATGACGCTCCGACGTTGATCGCCTCAAGTTTCTGCCTGCACTGGTTGTCCGATCCCGGTACAAGACTGCAGCACTGGTTCGAGTGTCTGGCACCAGGTGGCTGGTTAATCGTGGCGCTGCCAGTTGAAGGCTGCTTCCCGCAGTGGCACGCAGCGGCCCGCCAAGCGGCAGTCCCCTGCTCGGCCCTGCCCTTCCCAACAACCAAAGCGTTGCTGGCCTCGATTCCCAAACAGCAGATCAGGCAACAACAGCAGCTCAACTTCAGCGAACAAGCCAGCCACATCACGGCTCTCTTGCGGCCGATGCAAACCATTGGCGCCGGCACCAGCACCCGCTCAGCTCTCAGCGTGAAGCAATGGCGTCAGCTCAGCGCCCACTGGCCTAAGCGATCTGCTGAAGGGCAAGTCAGATTGACCTGGTTGATCCAACTCCTGGTGATCGAGCGATGA
- the bioD gene encoding dethiobiotin synthase — translation MNTPPLRLVICGTDTDVGKTIVSALFVQGLEATYWKPVQSGTEGGGDRQRVIDLLELPKERWQPEAYAFQAPVSPHWAAEREGRCIDPEQLQLPAIDGPLVVETAGGLMVPLTRHWLQIQQLERWQLPVVLVARSELGTLNHTLLSLEALRRRNIPILGLVMNGPSHADNPRTLNELGDVPLLCELPPLEQLNAAALAKQWHVQNVKAKVETEINRLWASR, via the coding sequence ATGAACACGCCTCCCCTTCGGTTGGTGATTTGCGGAACTGACACGGATGTCGGAAAAACCATCGTGAGCGCCCTCTTTGTTCAAGGCTTAGAAGCCACCTATTGGAAGCCAGTCCAAAGCGGAACGGAAGGCGGTGGTGATCGTCAACGGGTGATCGATCTGCTGGAGCTTCCAAAGGAGCGCTGGCAACCAGAAGCTTATGCATTTCAGGCTCCTGTTTCACCGCACTGGGCTGCTGAACGAGAGGGGCGATGCATTGATCCCGAGCAGCTCCAGTTGCCAGCCATCGATGGACCCTTGGTGGTAGAGACCGCTGGAGGCTTGATGGTGCCACTCACACGCCACTGGCTGCAAATCCAACAGCTGGAACGCTGGCAGCTTCCAGTGGTGCTGGTAGCCCGCAGTGAGCTGGGCACCTTGAACCACACGCTTCTCAGCCTGGAAGCACTGAGAAGACGGAATATTCCGATCCTTGGGCTAGTGATGAATGGCCCTTCCCATGCCGACAATCCCCGCACCCTGAACGAACTCGGCGACGTCCCTTTGCTCTGCGAATTACCACCGTTAGAGCAACTGAATGCCGCGGCCCTTGCCAAGCAATGGCATGTTCAGAACGTGAAAGCTAAGGTCGAAACCGAGATCAATCGTTTATGGGCTTCGAGATGA